caaaacacaaaaacatcaactataaccactgaaccatgaaaatgaggtcaaggtcagatgacacctgccagttggacatgtacaccttcaagtccttccatacaacgaatatactagccctattgcttatagtatctgagatatggacttgaccaccaaaacttaaccttgttcactgagccatgaaatgaggtcgaggtcaaatgaaaactgtctgacgggcatgtggaccttgcaaggtacgcacataccaaatatattaatcctattacttataataagaaagatttcaacattacaaaaaatctcaacttttttttcaagtggtcactgaaccatgaaaatgaggtcaaggacattggacatgtgactgtcggaaacttcgtaacatgaggcatctatatacaaagtatgaagcatccaggtcttccaccttctaaaatataaagcttttaagaagtgagctaacaccgccgccgccgtcggatcactatccctatgtcgagctttctgcaacaaaagttgcaggctcgacaaaaaaaaatcatacccCCTCCTTTTGAAGTTAAAAGGTTGTTCCCTTATACTCTCTCTATCTTTGAAAGTAACTTTTCAACAGTTTTATGGAGTTATTAATTGTGCTACTGTCTAATTGATGTATATTACCCCACAtctttttaaatactaaatGCAGATTATCATGTTTCCATTGTTTTGATACATAAGATAACATCTAGTAGACACAAATTCAGTgcagtcaataaaaaaaagctgATATTTGATTGAATAATGATCTGACTGATTATCATATTGTTCTGATTGTTTTCCTTGGTCTTAAACAAAGAAATGATGTTAAACAGATTCAAAACCATGTTATTTCCATGACTTAAGCTTACCTGCAGTCTATCAAAAGAGCATGGTCCTTCTTAGCCAACATTGAAATAAACTGGTCCATTATACCACAAGGCATCCCTGCAAACTCATGTTCAGCTTTTTGACAAGCTAATGCTTTCTGTGTCTTTGGCACAGTTGTATCTAATATCAGATCATTTAGCTCATCAAGAAAAGTATAAGTTCCAACTTCTAATGATGCTGAACTAGAGACTCCACCTCCCAAAGGAACAGTTGAAACAACAACAGCATCAAATGAACACATTGGTCCTGcaacaaatacatgaaaaaaaaattattcaacctTCAGTATTTTTAATAAGTCTGCCAAGTCACTGAAGCATATATAGCACATAAATAGTGAACAAAAATAGAATACATTGTatctacaaaatgtaaattAGTGCTCAACCAATAAAAGCTAGAATTATGAACTATAatggtttccttttttttaaattgttatttggatggagagttgtctcattggcactcataccacatcttcctactgGTATATCTATGACTAAAATACATTCATTTctatatcatgttttttttaaaaagactaacacataaaactgagaatggaaatggggaatgtgtcaaagagacaacaacccaaccgtagaaaaaaataacagcagatAACAGTTTACTATAAAACTAATCTCCCACCGAAGTCCTCATAAAATACATGGAAATCTAAAAGTTGTAATGAAAtacatcattttttaatataccCACCTTTATAGTTTGCCACAACTCCTTTGACATAATTTGCCCACATTGGTTCACCAGGTGATAGACTATTTTTGTTTGATGGAATAGGAAACTCCACATAGTTGTCCTTTCCAATGCTTGCTAATGTTAAAACTCGACACATCCCAGAATCTGTCTTTTTCCCAACCAACAATGTAACCAGAGGTAATGCCTGTAAAATTATTAgcttttgttaaaatgttactATGTACAATCATAGGTTATGATGCTGCTAGTCTCTGATGTGGTttagccagacaagctggggccatgggacccacggccccagcttgtctggctaaACAGATGTGGAAGTCAGAGTAATCTGGACTATGATGCTGCTAGGTCTGAAAAATCATAACAATACTGTCTGGGACAGTGGGTTGAACAATAATTTGGCAAAATATTggcaaacttttaaaattaaatgtcacaaataaaattcatataataTGATCTCAGGCACTTGTCTCGgaaaaaaatttcctatattCCTTAATATTAATTCTTACCTTAATATtaaggtatacatgtatataccagGGGAAAAAATCTGAGACATTTTTATATTGAGCTTCCAAATGGTGTCAAATTATATTCTATCTTGAAAATTGTTGAACATATAGGATCGCATATTTCTCAAAACAAAAAAGGTGATCTTCATCATTCTACAAttcttttcaaagttttttcagaaaatatatatatatcaaatttggTGATCATCTGCCTAAAAAAGAGcattagctgtcaaattcatgttcaccaatttgactcaaattctcagaTTTGATTTGTAACATACTCAaagtaaatatacaaatttaaaaaaaaataaaaatgcatggACTGGATAATATGTATCAGCATTTCTTTGTATTTCAGTCTAGACACCATCCAATCAAACATTGAGACTGAGACTACtttgttatagtagtctcagattgaGACCACCTTTGAAAAAGACTGTCTTTTTTATCTGTATTCTGGACAATGTTTATATCTGTAATCAAGACAGAAAACAGCAATGCCCAGTAAATTAGtatattttttaccattttttttaattatgcagttattctttatattttggcAACCCAATTGTTtactattctttattttgtatgcTCATTTTCTCTATTCCTAATTTTGTTTGcccatttttctctattatcTCTTTTCTGTAAACCAGTCATCCTTCTTTTAACTGTTAAAGTATGTTTGTAAtcataatataattattatattgataaatattgaattaatatATGAGAACTGATATTAATTTGAATCATGTTGGAATGTAGGACAAGAAGCCATGATCACAGTCATGTCCCTTTGGTTACATGTATAAATTCAATTGTGTGTTATCCTCCAGCAAACAAGAACCCCCACACAAACAAGCAATCAATCATCCAGGGGTGAAGGAGAAAAGCAGCTCCGTTAGCaatgttttactgtaaaaagTAGGTGTGTGTATTGTAACCAATCAAAAGAAAGCTTTTCATTGCGTCAGCTTTAACCTTGAATGATGTTTCTTTTGAAACGTGTAAATTcacatgaaaaaataatgatattgatTGTCTTCGGTTATGTCCAAATACAACCCTTCTTCGACCAATCCCAACTTGAAAGCATCTCTCCGGCCAACAACGACTTCAAATTCAAACTCACACAAGTTGTAtattatcagagacatataatacaatatatgtctctgatattattatataatcCGTTTGTTTCAAGAATAGTTGTATatatagtattatttttttcaatgaaactCGATAAACAACTTAACCTTTTCACtcttataaaatttaataaaagagtATATATAGCAGGgatatatctaaattatttattgtaCTTGCCATCGGGAAAACAAATCCATCATTGTAATCCGTGTGTTCTCCGATCAAATTTACTCTTCCCGGTCCGTATGCAGCCTTTTCTGGTTTGTACCcaaatttttgttgaaaagaATTTGTTGCTTCCTTCAATACATCACTTATTTCAGGTATAGTTTCTGCCATGGTAATGTCAACCTAAGTAAATACTCAAATACCCGTTCAGagaactataaataaatatcctTGACAGTACAGTAAAACCTGAACATTAATCGAAAATCCGGTTTAAATTGATGTCTTTCCCCAGTCGACGAGCGCCCCAGGTTTAGGAATATTTAGGTCAGAGACAATATCTCAAGTGGTAGGCCTATAATAATGTCCATCGGAGGTGTGTCTTTAAAAGATCAAAATCAAGGGTCAGGTATGCAAGTAATTTACAGATTATATATCTCTGCTATTCAGTAAGACCTGTCACCTTTCAACTAGAGCAGTCATGATCAGTCATGGTaaacagaaaatagaaaataaattacaaatttcatgcttattacaattacaaatttgtattaCCTATTAAATGCCTGATGTGGACAATGGCTTAacatggccgtattttcacctcaattTTCTCCTGTCTGTCTGTCAACTACTTGTGGTATGTGGAATGACTGTAATGAGTACATGTTAGTCTGACAACTTTcgcctgaccttgacctcattttcatggttcattggttaattttaagtttttttgtgttttgatctaTTTTCCAAGTACttataaaactatatatggtgtatggaatgattgatAGATAGGGGGgttaggacctttatcgggactcaaGGAAGGGcctttttaagctcgggattaaccctttcgggatccaagaatcttttttcgaatttcgggactTCCGGATTTCGCTTTTTTTTTTGGCccggatttcgtgtttttaagctcgggattttaGGACCAGGACCCCTCCTACTCTCCCTCTTACATGTagatgtacatacatgtatctgtcTGGCAGTTATCTactgacctcaacctcattttcatggttcacttGTCAATGCTGGGAACATGTAATTATATGTTCCTggtcaatattattttttttggctttttttttttgtttttttttagtttaataaGCATtaggtcaactgtatttggtgtatggaatgattctTTGCTGTACATAACTGTCTGTCTAGTATgtgcatttgaaataaagatatacaGTAGTTTATATGGAAAAGTGCAGATGAGAACAGTATCAAATAATTCTATCGATCTAAGAAATTGTGCTTTAAAGAAAGATTACAAATACTCAAACTTCCTTttcttatttacaatttacagaCATAATTGTGGTTATTATAATGATACAGGGCCTGTAAGCATAAAACTATATAGtaagttaagtttttttctaaacagaTGGAATTTTCTTATTGACCTACAATAAATAAGTATTATGATTGGAAATCTTAATTTAAGTGGTTTTAAGCATATCACCCTGATATATACCCTGACTTTTGAAATTGCATGCAATTAAGGATTTTAAGATAGACCTTATCATGCTTAGGccatagttattatatttttagttttacgaaattttttgacaaaaccaatGGGTAGgaggatgaaaaaaaaaaaaaaaaaaaactgctgctgctgatgctttttttttaataccaaccttcaatatcaaaatttttttttttcatttcacaaGGAGATTTTCTACTAGtgtaacaactatttttttttcttgacaaggtttgaattgaaaatcaatgtGCAACAACTTACTAAATCACCAAGAGCATAAATTTAGATTCTTGCATGCAgttatgaactaaaatttatttattttttgcatgaaaaacactgggtcggaggagaaaaaaaattaaaaatcaacatttttaattttattttttttcctatttggcaaaaattagggtaggaggcttcgtaaaactaaaaataaaaaactacggccttatcatgcttatgcaaacgttacaaatacatgtattaggaCAAATTACCTACTGGCtcatatgaaaactattgaaactttgatgtacaaaataatttaattgttgTTACTAAGAATTTTTTAGAAAGCATTATAAATGACTGGAATAAACAACCATTATTGGTTGTTGATTAGTTTATCTTTCAAGGTTCTATGCAATGTAAGGAAGACATTATGACAAGAATAGgtgaaactttttaaatttttagaaCTTTTTATTTGCAGGGTGATGTCAATATCTAAAGCATTATTAAGTATAGCAGGAATAACTGCCGGAGCTGCTATCCTTATAAATCTACCTACTCAATTCTTCATGGCTACTGAGAAAGCTACGCTTCAGTATTTACACACTGCCAAACTACAGACAATAGATCAGaccaaaaacaatttttcagTGAGTACATTATGTATTGCAAATCATTCATAATTGgatgttatgtacatgtaatgatATGACATGATGTCACTAAGTCATATCATTACGTCacatgtaaaaaatgtataagattaAAGTGTAACATATGCAAATTTATTATCATTAAGTTTTAATGATAAAGTATTTGACACCGattgatataaaacaaactcTCTGAATATAAAGAGAACAAAATTACCAACTCCATTAtgtccaaggaaaattcaaatgagAATAATCCCTTATCgatttgcaaaatcaaaagttaataACACATCAAAtcaatggaaaacaactgtcatattcccgacttTGTGTCGGCAATTCCttatgttgaaaatggtggacTATACCTATTCAGACCTATTTAAAAGCAAAAGCTACAGAAATTATGTACTTTGAAGGATCctcttttggaattttttatgATGCCTAGAATATCCATAAACTAAAGCATAAATTCAAAGGCAAATGGTAAGCAGTCTGAACTATGCTTATACAAAACCATCTTTGTATGCTATATGCTTAGAACCTTTATTGTATTGACCCATCAGAGCTATGTAGATACTGTCTATGTTACAGGCATCAGATCTATGGAAAGATAATGGTGTGGTTCTTATGGCAGTCAGAAGACCAGGATGATCTTTGTGCAGAGAGGTAGTTTATAgtacttttacatttttatatagattttataatgaaaacagtGCTTGACATGGACTACAGGATAGCTTTTATCTCTGTTGATTGTAAATCTTACTGTTGAATGTTTACACGCAAAACATGAgttacaaataaaagaaaagaaaaaaaatcaaatagagTAGAGATGATAAACCAAAGGTCATTCCAAAGATAAATGTGTCAGTGTGTGTCAAATTAAGATAGACTTTGTCATGATACATTTGTCAAATTacagtaaatggaaaaaatttCACAATCCATGAAGAATTTAACTTGACTCCAAAAAATTTTCATTAGTCAATACTTTATGAAGTTTGCagttttttgcattaaaaaatggtttaaaaagaTCAAGAAAAcgtcaaaaagaaaaaaaaaccagcattGTCTCCTGTGTCATAATTTCATTCTTTTTGGTTTTATATAAGAATGTTATTCTATTGTGTTAAGACAtattattcttgtttttatttcaggaaGCCATTGGGCTGTCCTCTCTGCTACCTGAGCTTGAAGCCCATCGAGTCCAGCTGCATGCTGTAGTTCATGAGACTCTGGGAGTTGATGAGTTCAAACCATTTTTCAAAGGAAATGTTTATCTAGATTTAGAGGTATAAAagtattgattatttttaaaaatccataaaattgaaaattttcaatCAATTTTCGAACAAAAGACTTATGAGAATAGtcctttgaaaattatttaagaaTTCTTTCTGCAAGACATTATATGCAAATTTACCCACCTCCTGTTAGGGAATTTTctctctgtgttgaagaccaattggtgggcttgggctgttttctgctgtttGGTTGGGTTATTGTatcttgacacattccccatgtcCATTTTCAAGTCTACTTTCTGGGTCAGTTAtgtattttaaatctaattGTGAGGTAAAGAATATCAAAAGACCATCCCATTGTATTACTTGATTAATTTTACATTGATAAGCATgacttaaaattatttgaatccATGGACATACTATATCTATCCAATAAAAGATCAATACTGATGCTGATGCTGATTTGTATTCATCTTTCATATTACCATATTCAGGTAAGTGAACATTTTTTAGTAATTGACAACTCTCTTTATTTGTAAATAGAGTATTCGTTTAATTCATTAGCCTTGTAAGCTACTTTTCAATACACTTGTTTTAAGcaacaagtacaaaatttacCTATTCATATTCTAAAGGACAACTTTGATAATAGTGTACCTTTATTAATGtggaattgtaaaaaaaaaattattgtagaAAAAGTTTTATGGACCAAAAGAGAGGTGGACATCATTGTTTAGTCTTCTTAGATTTGGTGTCATGAAAAATATCTATCgtgtaaaaaagaaaagtattccTGGTAACATGATAGGTGAAGGAAGACTTCTAGGAGGTAATTGATATGTTAAACTTAGTTAAGTAGAAATACAATATAACATACTAGATTATATACTGAGGCTGTGCTATTTGCACATTCAATTGCGTTGACCATATATCCATTTGTGATATTCAGTCACTGACTGTATATCAcctttttatgatttaattaatGTGTTACTGTAGAGTTATTTAtgagttaataaaaaatacaggttattgaaaatttaagttGTCTgctccaaattaaaaaaatagtttttactcttttaaataaaaatattttatttggaaGGGTTATAGGAGTTGCAGTTTAGAGAGATTAACCATAAATTGTCtcataatatacattttatttgtactcTACTCAAAACAGGATAGAAATACTCAGCAAACTCCCACTTTCTACCTGTTTCAAagacatgtacaaaaaataattaattctgagacaatgtatggttctCCTATATATATCAAGTGTTCCATTGATATATTGGAGATTTTTAAAGGCACAATAAACTCTCAAAATTAAGGGCAACTATTTGGTCAAGTATAATCAGTCAGGTTCTAATGTTAATTTACATGTAATGTATGCAGATATCAAATATTCATACCTGCcaagttttcaaaatgcccatgggggttttacgtgcaagatggctgtcatactcctaaaaaaaacttcaagtGGGCCTTCAAATACAGTGTAATGatgttttttggcttcttcataccTTTATAAGCCTcaattcattgtaaaattaattgttttgttaaaattgtggacataatttctctttaaaaaaatcaatttgggagcctccatgggggaaatcccccgcaaatagtgacagttggcaggtatgaatattttcaacCTAGAAAGTATATTTTcctaaattcaaaatttagatgATGCTAAagcatgaaatgaggtcaaggtcccTTCAGGATGTTCTTACTTAGTCAATGAAATGTACAATTTGTTGTGCATAGACACTGGCAGTATGTTTTCGTATGAAGATTTCTGAAGCGTTAtcattatgaaaaataaaagttgcaGTAAGTTATtgaattagagttatctttctttgcaTGAATTATTTCGTCTAAAACTTGGATTACCATTAAATGCATTTGAAGCTGCCACTTTGTATAGATGTACATGAAACATGCAGGACATATATCTATTTAGAGAAAAGCTCATTGAACTTTATGATATCATTGTGAAGACATTTTTATTCACTGAGAAACGTGTAAAAAATTAGTCAACACATCaaggaaataattataaaaagtaaataaaaaagttttttttctattttaatgtcataaattttggtaagaTTACAATGAGAAGTTCTAACATAccgttatatttgttttattaaactaATATAGTTTTGCataggttttatttttttcaagacagAGTTAAGTGTACAATATTTAAAgatatcttttctttttgaagGTGTATACGTGATTGGACCAGGAGAGCAAGGtatattatttcaatatcatgAGAAAGAATTTGGTGATCATGCTGATCTGAAAGATATAATGGCTGCTGTTGAAAACATCAAAtctacataatatatatataacatttgtttaCACCTAAGTGCCTTTTGATCAAACTATGCCTAAATATAAATAGATtctatgtttttctattttttgtttatgacatctgatttttcttgaaatttgactctcaaaaattgcaaaaacaaatatatgttcatTCGCTTACTTTTAGAGGTATTACAATTTGAATTTTGCATTTTTGGGGTAAAAACAGAAATTTCTTGTTTCAATACTTTTCctcaaaaactttcaaataaaaaagagaaattttcatcatttttcttATCAAAGTATTCAAAGCTTACAATATTTagtatattaaaagtaaaataaaaaaaaattaacccccaaaacaaattcaaaatagaaagtccctgaacaaatagcaaaatcaaagcTCAAACAAAATCAAGGTTAAATGCAATACAATTTGTGTTACAAATGtcagataaaataaaaagtctCAAACAAAATCAAGGTTAAATGCAATACAATTTGTTGtcagataaaataaaaagtctCAAACAAAATCAAGGTTAAATACAAAACTATTTGTGTGACATCTTACAGTAATTGATGAGATAAGTCATCACCTGTTACTTTTACATGCTCTTTACggtattgatttttattttagttcaaGGCTACACAAACATCAGTTAAAGGATGAATAATAAGTCTTGTAACTTAATGCTTCTGCCTTTACTTTGAAGTATGTTGCTTTTGTCTTTTACTTGCAAAACTCATCAAAATAGAAACTTTTGACAAtctttcacatttattttttgaaattagCATTTCTTCCCTACAAATTCTAGTTTTATTAGTGTCATAACAAAAGCAGATTTATATAAAGatgataatcaaaatatttctatttaatgccataaataaatgataaaaggATTGTTTGACCACCACATTATAGTTGGGTTcaatgtttatgtatttttatattgtatattaattAGAACAAAGTATTAGaagtatatttaaaatgtttaaacagttgtattttctgatattattttattttcattacatgacaaatataaacaaacagatATTGTGAATTATATATGGTTAGTGagagtacattttttttaaaggtacatgtattaGCACATTAATGCGCCtttaaaacagaaaactaatttaaaaattcttggTTAGCTATGGATATCATATGATTGCTGGCAATGTCAATACTAGTACACTTTTGATAAGAAAGTCAGTTTAAACAAATGTAAGACAATAAGTTTACTTCTTTTAATTGATTTCATACAAAAGTGAAACAGAAGTTTATTCATGATTAATAGATGGAAGAGTATCTTCAGCAagtttacagtaaaaaaaaatatctttagattttactgtatttttaacatataaattctTTTGGTGTTGCTGTTAGCATTTCACCTTGAAGCTACCATGAAGCTGATAGTAGAACCCGATTGTTTTTGTTCCTCACAGATAAAATTGGTGTTAAGATAAAAATGGTGCAATGATTTGCATTGCCTCTGTTATGTATATTTGCCATGTTGTgaccaatgttatattttatttgttatgttgtGACCAATGTTGTTTTATATGCCCTGTTGTTGCCTGAGTTATGTTTATTAGCCACATTGTTGTCTGTATTATGATTTATGTGCCATGTTGAAAGGATTTTATACCATACCTATGATATCTGAAGTATAAATTTTCTTACTACTTTAGATGGATCTTCTAATGGTTATATATTATCCTGACAATGTTGCATCTAGTTTCATATTATTGTAGTGCCACAAAATCATTGGTCATGTTGACCTTATAAAAACTGTGTTCATTCTATATGTTAGGTAGCTTTTGAGCATAATTCAAGAGCTAGTTTAGATATGATTATATTCCAGTATTCCTCTAGTTATTCCCTGGGAGTTGTTTATATTCAGAAATCATTgggtgattttttttgttgtgtttgagGGCTTTTTAAATAGCCTTATCAGCATTATTGACAATTTGATATTAGAAATTAGAGTTATTTGTTATCTaagtatattgttttatatgttttatgatgtttaaataaagtacaaattttaattacacTTTTTTAGTCTTATTTTGTGAAGAAAGACCATACTAGCTCCTGACCCctatagaaataaaatgctCCTCAGTGGGAAGTATGATACCACATACATTGGACCCTGAACATTAAGGGCAAGTATATTCACAGCATTCAAGTTTGATACAggtttgaatttgaattttgattgaATATTTGACACAGAATGGATGTTGTCTAAGAACTTTGAAATTGGACATCTACATATTATGGTCTGATATCCaaacttcaaattttaataaaatctatCAAAGTtgaattttagaccctttggacctcaatgttgaccaatttgataacagggtaaaaaatccaaaatcaaaatatgattcagcatatcaaagaaccaaatatattcaatttttgttgaaatcaaataaattttgattaagGACCCTTAAATTTAACTGCTTTGAAAACAGAgcctaatgtaaaaaaaatcctcactGAATCCAAAGTTGTTTcatacaataacaaaacaagAGTGCATAAACTGAAATGTTTCATCTGCTTTACTCACCAAGATTGATTTTATGATAGTCCTAAAGCAAGTATCATAATGAAACATGATAATGATGTCAAGGGCATACAAAAACtgccagactgacatgtacacaatttacattcaccaaataaagttgacttaTTGCCTAAAGTAtcagaaaacagaccaaaacacaaacaagaGTGTACACACTGAAATGTTACGCCTTCTTTACtgaccattgattttatattgttagtcctaaatataaagcttttctACAAGTATCACACACacttaacatgatccaagaaaatgagtTAAGGTCAGATAAACCGAATGGGAAATATTTgtacatcttacaatcattaaaaacacaaaatatagttgacttattgcctATAATTTCTAAGAAACAGACTTTACAaggaaaaataaacattgaccaatgaaccatgaaaatgaggttgaggtcagatgaaccatgccagacagacatgtacaccttacaatccatctatatgttagcggcaataagtgaaattaggcattaagctgaaatcctaggcaataagctaacgcctaggcattaATTCTATTACCTAAATGATGTTAGACATTAGTCTTAAttcctaggatttaagcttataTCCTGAAAAATGTAagcaggcattaagcttaatgcctaaaatgtaaatgcgagt
The genomic region above belongs to Mytilus trossulus isolate FHL-02 chromosome 7, PNRI_Mtr1.1.1.hap1, whole genome shotgun sequence and contains:
- the LOC134725350 gene encoding galactokinase-like, with amino-acid sequence MAETIPEISDVLKEATNSFQQKFGYKPEKAAYGPGRVNLIGEHTDYNDGFVFPMALPLVTLLVGKKTDSGMCRVLTLASIGKDNYVEFPIPSNKNSLSPGEPMWANYVKGVVANYKGPMCSFDAVVVSTVPLGGGVSSSASLEVGTYTFLDELNDLILDTTVPKTQKALACQKAEHEFAGMPCGIMDQFISMLAKKDHALLIDCRSLESKLVPMKDSSVVVLVTNSNVKHQLTGSEYPTRRRQCEMSAKTMGKKSLRDATEKDLDENKDKLDEETFKRVRHVIGEISRTEEAANALENGDYKKFGQLMVASHNSLRDDYEVSCAELDELVTAALEVDGVYGSRMTGGGFGGCTVTLVKQSAVNNAIEHIQKKFSGKATFFVCPPSGGAKPVPV
- the LOC134725351 gene encoding peroxiredoxin-like 2A isoform X3 encodes the protein MIVALRVMSISKALLSIAGITAGAAILINLPTQFFMATEKATLQYLHTAKLQTIDQTKNNFSASDLWKDNGVVLMAVRRPGUSLCREEAIGLSSLLPELEAHRVQLHAVVHETLGVDEFKPFFKGNVYLDLEKKFYGPKERWTSLFSLLRFGVMKNIYRVKKKSIPGNMIGEGRLLGGVYVIGPGEQGILFQYHEKEFGDHADLKDIMAAVENIKST
- the LOC134725351 gene encoding peroxiredoxin-like 2A isoform X2 translates to MSFLSIRVMSISKALLSIAGITAGAAILINLPTQFFMATEKATLQYLHTAKLQTIDQTKNNFSASDLWKDNGVVLMAVRRPGUSLCREEAIGLSSLLPELEAHRVQLHAVVHETLGVDEFKPFFKGNVYLDLEKKFYGPKERWTSLFSLLRFGVMKNIYRVKKKSIPGNMIGEGRLLGGVYVIGPGEQGILFQYHEKEFGDHADLKDIMAAVENIKST
- the LOC134725351 gene encoding peroxiredoxin-like 2A isoform X1, producing the protein MTIRRAKIDLPLDGTGVMSISKALLSIAGITAGAAILINLPTQFFMATEKATLQYLHTAKLQTIDQTKNNFSASDLWKDNGVVLMAVRRPGUSLCREEAIGLSSLLPELEAHRVQLHAVVHETLGVDEFKPFFKGNVYLDLEKKFYGPKERWTSLFSLLRFGVMKNIYRVKKKSIPGNMIGEGRLLGGVYVIGPGEQGILFQYHEKEFGDHADLKDIMAAVENIKST
- the LOC134725351 gene encoding peroxiredoxin-like 2A isoform X4, whose product is MSISKALLSIAGITAGAAILINLPTQFFMATEKATLQYLHTAKLQTIDQTKNNFSASDLWKDNGVVLMAVRRPGUSLCREEAIGLSSLLPELEAHRVQLHAVVHETLGVDEFKPFFKGNVYLDLEKKFYGPKERWTSLFSLLRFGVMKNIYRVKKKSIPGNMIGEGRLLGGVYVIGPGEQGILFQYHEKEFGDHADLKDIMAAVENIKST